The following proteins are co-located in the Anomalospiza imberbis isolate Cuckoo-Finch-1a 21T00152 chromosome Z, ASM3175350v1, whole genome shotgun sequence genome:
- the LOC137464852 gene encoding uncharacterized protein, with the protein MNDTPPLAMIRCANWKDAWEVLDIWGTWHRLAENLICATAKCPKPLWDARLQFLENEAEFPQIRELTLTCPKGLEPSFPEVKCTKEIQGVRSGKPVYVDAWWGRNSTGAWTRIERDVLCMEMCQRPLWDSTLQLVPHKDNYEKDEEVKLSCPEGFQPPFTEIQCQTQLQYDGYGTPTPVSKEFWHGRDSRGAWVPIQSSLECTEVLQVDPETFEISSTSIKLKWTCRFPDACQGMRAMCRLAAPSSPPCEAEEVNGEQMLHGQEGTFTCSPLQPFTEYSVTIGLPSSTVIYRNSARVSLLHAGMCLGSELGPVGLWGRGWESPEQGMPHSHCPAPHHAVVLPTAAAHAAFAGDKPFVGSPFAACPLARSCCTLLWPQPLLMALSVTPLSVLAVPDKPEQLWLDPDRGSLRWSSLPSCNGEIIGYQLSITARNAGDSSVLETERLRLDGSVTEHRLPEHSPGSSYAVTIQGLTAAGAGAALMREFHGNSSSDTPRPQAISCRSVRDIAPAQGTAVLPLRPIARGSEAAREHQLIVAATHNGSLIESICSGQPRLSNASVYLAAVLNLTAPTDFVLGDGSRGQGEHNAALRPGRDYTALLRLVRLGPQAEKFTCVCYSFSVGKCLLDPGAQASLLLLPFPFPAAWQLPRR; encoded by the exons ATGAACGACACTCCTCCCCTTGCTATGATCAGATGTGCAAACTGGAAGGATGCCTGGGAGGTGTTGGACATTTGGGGAACATGGCATAGGTTAGCAGAGAACCTGATCTGCGCCACGG CAAAATGCCCAAAACCTCTGTGGGACGCAAGACTTCAGTTTTTGGAGAATGAAGCCGAATTCCCACAGATCAGAGAACTGACGCTGACCTGTCCCAAAGGTCTTGAGCCCTCCTTCCCCGAGGTAAAATGTACAAAGGAAATTCAGGGAGTGAGATCTGGAAAACCCGTCTATGTGGATGCCTGGTGGGGCAGGAACAGCACGGGTGCCTGGACACGCATTGAGAGGGATGTCCTGTGTATGG AAATGTGCCAAAGGCCCCTGTGGGACTCGACACTCCAACTGGTACCCCACAAGGACAACTATGAGAAGGATGAGGAAGTGAAGCTGAGCTGCCCTGAAGGTTTCCAGCCACCCTTCACTGAAATCCAATGTCAGACTCAACTCCAGTATGATGGTTATGGGACACCAACACCTGTGTCCAAAGAATTTTGGCATGGAAGagattccagaggtgcctggGTCCCCATTCAGTCCAGTCTGGAGTGCACTG AAGTGCTCCAGGTTGACCCTGAGACCTTTGAGATCTCCAGCACCAGCATCAAACTGAAATGGACCTGCAGGTTCCCTGATGCCTGCCAGGGCATGAGGGCCATGTGCCGGCTGGCAGcaccttcctcccctccctgtgAGGCTGAGGAGGTGAATGGAGAGCAGATGTTACATGGCCAGGAGGGAACATTCACCTGCTCCCCTTTGCAGCCCTTCACTGAGTACAGTGTCACCATCGGCTTGCCCTCCAGCACAGTCATATACAGAAA CTCAGCCAGAGTATCTCTGCTCCATGCAGGGATGTGCCTGGGATCAGAGCTGGGTCCTGTGGGgctctggggaaggggctgggagagccctgagcagggcaTGCCCCATTCTCATTGTCCCGCTCCACACCACGCTGTTGTGCTTCCCACTGCTGCAGCACACGCAGCCTTTGCAGGGGACAAACCCTTCGTAGGGAGTCCCTTTGCCGCCTGTCCcttggccaggagctgctgcacccTCCTCTGGCCTCAGCCCCTGCTCATGGCCCTGAGTGTGACCCCACTCTCTGTGCTTGCAGTGCCCGACAAAccggagcagctgtggctggatCCCGACAGGGGCTCTCTCAGGTGGAGCTCGCTGCCCTCCTGCAACGGGGAGATCATCGGATACCAG CTGAGCATCACAGCCAGGAATGCCGGGGACAGCAGCGTGCTGGAGACGGAGCGGCTGCGGCTCGATGGCTCCGTCACCGAGCACCGGCTGCcggagcacagccctggcagcagctacGCCGTGACGATCCAGGGACTGACGGCTGCTGGAGCCGGGGCTGCGCTGATGAGGGAGTTTCACGGCAACAGCAGCTCCG ACACCCCGCGCCCCCAGGCCATCAGCTGCCGCAGCGTCCGCGACATCGCCCCAGCGCAAGGGACGGCCGTGCTTCCCCTGCGCCCCATCGCCCGTGGCTCTGAGGCCGCCAG GGAGCACCAGCTGATCGTGGCCGCGACGCACAACGGCTCGCTGATCGAGAGCATCTGCTCGGGGCAGCCACGGCTCTCCAATGCCAGCGTGTACCTGGCCGCTGTTCTCAACCTCACCGCCCCCACGGACTTCGTGCTGGGCGACGGCAGCCGCGGCCAGGGCGAGCACAACGCTGCCCTCCGCCCGGGCCGGGACTACACGGCCCTTCTGCGCCTCGTCCGCCTCGGCCCGCAG GCAGAGAAGTTCACCTGTGTCTGCTACAGCTTCTCTGTTGGTAAGTGTCTCCTTGATCCTGGTGCCCAAGCCTCTCTCTtgcttcttccctttcccttcccagcagcctggcagcttcCCAGGAGATGA